One part of the Thermococcus litoralis DSM 5473 genome encodes these proteins:
- a CDS encoding winged helix-turn-helix domain-containing protein, whose amino-acid sequence MPKWMMGEMRNLRALMMLLKPLLAEPRRSIIKILSEGVKGTNEIYQALQERGLNMPRSTLYYHLSALEDAGIIEMAGYREEGGGAPEKLWKLKVRKIGIDLVTGEVFKE is encoded by the coding sequence ATGCCAAAATGGATGATGGGGGAGATGAGAAATCTTAGGGCTCTCATGATGCTCCTCAAGCCCCTTCTAGCCGAACCGCGAAGGAGCATCATTAAAATCCTAAGTGAAGGGGTTAAGGGGACAAACGAAATCTATCAAGCACTTCAAGAGAGGGGATTGAACATGCCCCGTTCAACGCTCTACTACCATCTCTCTGCCCTTGAGGATGCAGGGATAATCGAGATGGCAGGTTATAGGGAAGAAGGCGGTGGAGCGCCAGAGAAGCTCTGGAAGCTGAAGGTTAGAAAAATTGGAATAGACTTAGTTACGGGAGAAGTGTTCAAAGAGTGA
- a CDS encoding arsenate reductase ArsC, with translation MEEKLILFVCVKNSARSQMAEAFFNHFNDDPRFKAMSAGTEPAEEIDPLARKVMEEIGISLEGQYPKLYTEEMADKAYIVITMGCLDKCPYAPPEKTWDWGLDDPYGQPIEKYREVRDEIKRRVLKLIEDLKAGKSREEIIGRKSLFTL, from the coding sequence ATGGAAGAAAAGCTCATCCTCTTCGTCTGCGTGAAGAACTCCGCAAGAAGTCAGATGGCAGAAGCTTTCTTCAACCACTTCAACGATGACCCAAGGTTCAAGGCCATGAGCGCAGGAACGGAGCCGGCTGAAGAGATAGACCCGCTCGCGAGAAAGGTCATGGAGGAAATTGGAATTTCTCTCGAAGGCCAGTACCCGAAGCTCTACACCGAGGAGATGGCCGATAAAGCTTACATTGTCATCACAATGGGCTGTCTCGACAAGTGCCCCTACGCTCCGCCCGAAAAGACGTGGGATTGGGGGTTAGATGACCCCTACGGCCAGCCAATAGAGAAGTACCGCGAAGTGAGGGACGAGATAAAGCGCCGCGTTTTGAAGCTCATCGAGGACTTGAAGGCCGGTAAGAGTAGAGAAGAGATAATAGGGAGAAAGAGCCTCTTCACTCTTTGA